The window gttacttggtctgctgtagccccacggtcaaggcacgtataagaaagcaataaatgaacaactaaagtgccgcaacgagaaactaatgattgatgtttctcatctctctccgctcctgtctgtccctatctatccctctgtctctataaaataaataaataaatttatttatttatttctgggccATGCTGACCTGCAAAATTATAGCTTCACTAAGAACCTTtcatttttcaagtttctttcttaAGGCAGAGTGCGTtagttctttttataaaaaccattaGTGAATATCTCTATATTATAAAGGAAGTATCCTAAAACTAAAAACATGTAGAAAGGTATTTTTCTGTAATACTGTTTATGTATTATTCCATTAGTTTTGCATTTGCCATCTGTGAGCATAATTTCTATCttctttcattaatgttttaaatggaTTCCAACTACTGAGGCTGTGAAATTGTGATTTCTAATAAATATATCTGGTTTTCATCCCTGCTCCTGGAACAGGAATTTAACACCCTTGTAATTTCCTAATGATAAGCATGATAAAGGTATCTTTTGAGCTTATGTAAATGAAGTGACTTAGAAAACTCCAATGTAACCTTAGgatgggggctggttgccagggaAACCAACCCAATGATTAAAGGGTTGTAACTTTTCAGTATTCCCTTCATCCTCCAAGGTAAAGGGGCTGGAGATTGGGTTGAGgaaccaatggccaatgatttaactAATGACTATGTAATCAAGCCTTTATAAAATCCCAGAAGAACAGGGTTTAACAAGCCTTCAAGTTGGTGAACAGATGGGGGAAGTGGTCAGCTTGAGAGCATGGAAGCTCTGTGACCCTTCTCTATACCTTGCCCcatgcatctcttccatctggctgtttgTGAGCTAGAAAATAAATTGGTAACCTAGTaagtaaaatgcaaattaatcttTCTTGACGAAGGGGTTTGGGGAACCTTCACTCTAGAGCCTGTCAGAAGCACACACCATCCAACCTGGATGTTGGTTGGATTAGATTAGAGTCTTGTTTAGGTGGGTCTTGTTTTGTCGTAGTCTTCTGGAACTGAACCTTTAACATGTCAATGTGATGCTATCTCCAGGTAGTGCCAGAATCAATTCCTTGGTGGTGGTTGGGGTCGGTGGGGGAAGGCAAGGCGGGCCACACATCTGAATTGGTGTCAGAATTGGAGAGGCACACATCTAACTTACTGTGCTGcttcaagttgtttatttaatatgGCAAAGTaccaaattaagaaaatagttatACTGTTTCCTTTTACATACAATTCTTACCCAATTTCGTTGGAGACCTGTTCCACATTTCCTTTTCCCTATCTCATAcagaacttctattttttttaatttatttattcattttagagaagagagttagaatgacagagagagagggagggagagagagagaaaggggggaggagcaggaagcatcaactcccatatatgccttgaccaggcaagcccagggttttgaaccggtgacctcagtgttccaggtcaatgctttatccactgcgccaccacaggtcaggccagaactaTTTTTGATTGTTTTATGACCTAGCTCAGGAGTCAGCAAACTACTGCCCACTGGCcatatctttttcttgttttcttcctgtATGGACTATGAGGCAAGAATGagggtttttttggtgtgtgtgtgtcagagacagagagagtgaggacagatagggatagataggaagggagatgagaagcatcaattcttcgttgcggcaccttagttatttattgctttctcatacgtgccttgacagggggctacagcagaccgagggatCCCTTGCttagtcagcgaccttgggctcaagcaggcgaccttgaggtttcaaacctgggtcctccacgtcccagtccaacactctatccactgtgccacgacctGATCAGGCAAGAAAGAGTTTTGAATGattgaaacaaaaatcaaaagaacTTGTCAcgtgtaaattatataaaatttataattcatttctaaaataaagttttattggaacaaagCCATGGTCTATGGTGGCTTTCTCACTACAAAATGTGAATTGAGCAGTTGTAACGGAACgcttaaaatactatatttattatatagccctttatagaaaaattttgcTAACTCCTGGACTAGGTGACTATTTGTATGTGGGCtgtccctttccttttccctttgagAAATCATATTTAGATAATATGTACATGTGTACAGTTTTTACTAAACTATAAAATCTTCCTGTCTGTCAAGTTCCTGCCGTTTTAATAAGCCTCTTCTAATTCATTTGTCCAAAACAGAAGGCAGAGGTAACAAACAACTTAGCCTAGACAAAAATCCAAACTCTCAAGATTCTTTCCGAATGTAAACATGAAGTAGCACCCCCTAATTATTTCAGTAACCAGttctttttccttcataattATTTAGAAGCACAAATGACATTTACTTTGGTTGTAATGGGGCCatgatacattaaaattttacccAAATATGTAGGTTAAAAGGTTCATATTTACCTTAAATATTGACCCATCATTACAACAGATTATTTAAAAGTCAAGTTGAAATATAAGGTCCAAAacaaactttatttaaataaggaTAATAAAGATATTAATAACTCAAATATTGAATAATTAAGCTTTTGGTTGACTGAAGCCCATGATTCACCAAGACTATTTTATGGAAGCAGTATAAAACTACATTTGGTATTTTTCTCGGTTTTCTCGTATTCTTCAATCTTGCAAAGATTCAAAACACTTTAATGACAGCTTGTTgaacagcaataaaataaaatgatgtcctTAGAACTCAGTCTCTCACAAAAAAGACATTATAGCCAAGCTCTATCAAAGCCCCAGCCAGTAAGGTCCACAAAGGAATGAAGACATAGGACAGATTCATGGTAGTAAACTGTTCCAGTTTAGCACAGAGTGCAAGGCAGAAGGCTAATTTAAGTAACATTGCAATGAGgtaccaagttttttttttaatattgtgtgATCCATGTCGAGGGTCAAAGCCCGACTTACATCGCCCAGCCATTTTCACAATCAGCATGACCAGAAGTATAGTATCAAATATCCAGACTGGAATAAATATGAGGAACCAGTTCCAAGGTGCTTTCTCATCCAGTTTCAACACCAACATGATCAAGAAGAGTAATGTGAAAAGCCAGGTGAGTAGTACTCTCTGAGCCAAGGACATTCTCATTTAAACAGTTTAAAGAGGCTGCAGCAGCGTCGAAAAATGGGAAATATACcctaagagaaggaaagaaagtcaAGATGGTTttgataacagaaaaaaaaaaaaacttccattcTTGGTGGATAAGGCTGGCTCTTTCCCACTCACAGATTtcttaattttgaaaacattataccaatcttccttttaaaacctgtACAAATTGGTACCTATCTTTGATAGCAGTGTATCCATCATTCCTTTTAGTCCATGACAAAATACAACAGAATGTTTAGTATACTCCCCCTTAATATAAGCTATTCAAAATGTCTCAATAACAGTCTGTTGCTTTTTGTTGCCACCTCTGAAGTCCGGGCACTCCTAACTTTATTCCTGTATCTCAGGGATGTTCttaatttttaacttctttttgtaCATTTGCACACCTACAAATTTTCATTCAATTTCAAGGAGTACTAAGAAAAAGCATCTAATATGTGAGCAGTGAAAAGGGAGTGGACGGTATCAACCCAAGAGAAGACAGTTTTAGTAAGAGAATGGTTAATAAAAATGACACTAACATCCTGGCagggtagctaagttggttagagagcGTCATCCCAGTACATTAAGGTTAAGagtccaatccctggtcagggcacatacaagaaccaaccagtgagtgcataaataagtggaacaacaaattgatgtttctctttttcttaaataagtaaaaattaagatGTTAAATAGAATTTAGATTACAAAGAAGTCACCGGGCTAAATAATATAGAAtatgttaataatactgtattttcaCAGTTTAATCTATGCatcttttaagttaaaatttctcatttgaattcttataaaacttattttagtcttcttgtaatattttatttgctttgtggtatacttattttactattttcaaTAATCAAGACCACTTAGAATTTGACATCTTATAATTATTAGATGCTAAATTATTCAATAATTGGGACTATTTCTTATATCCCTATCCTGTCTTACTGCtctatatttctgttttactCTAGTACTATATGACTGCTACTGGTTATGttctagaatatatttttaaaggtattttttattattcattttagagagaagagaaagagagagagaaggggggaggagcaggaagcatcaactcccacatgtgccttgaccaagcaaggcTAGGGTtttcgaatcagcgacctcagcgttccaggttgatgctctagccactgtgtcaccacaggtcaggctaggataTAGTCTAATGTCTGGAAAGCCTAGTACCTActcactgttttcttttccaaaatattttctactatttagtcctttcacttttttttctttttgcgtGTGTGCGCGAGAGAGATGGACGGACAGACatacaagacaggaagggagagagatgagaagcatcagctcagagttgtagcaccttagttgttcattaattgctttctcctatgtgccttgaccaggggctacagcagtgtgagtgacccgctgttcaagccagtgaccttggactcaagccagcaaccctgggcttcaagccagctatcactaggcgcaagccagcaaccacggggtcatttctacgatcccacactcaagctgatgagcctgcgctcaagcaggcaaccttgggtcTTTGCACCTGAGtcttcagagtcccaggctgctgctctatccactgcaccaccgcaatGGTGGTCAAGCAATTTTTCACTAATTCTTAAAAActtggaattttgattgggaaCGCATTAATCTATAACACTGAGATATAAGTAGTAAATTTTCACATATAGGTTTACAGTATATTCTAaacatatttaagtttttatatcAGTCTTGCGACCATTTGGAAAAAAGGTAAGTAGAGTGTGAAGTCGGGAGACAGACTACAATCTGACCAGGtaatagtgcagtggatagagctttggcccaggatgctgaggactcacaTTCGAAatgccaaggtcgcaggcttcagcataggatcatagatatgaccccatggtctctggcttgagctcaaaggtcaagggcttgaagcccaaggttgcaggcttaagCAAGGCGTCacttcactggctcagctggattgTGGTCTGTCCccgtccccccccctcccccgtcaaggcacatgagaagcaatcaatgaaaagtaAGGTGCtataactatgagctgatgcttctcatctctctcccttcctgtccgtctgtccctgtctctctctcttgcgcgcacactaaaaaaaaaaaaaaatagaaaaatagattgCATGTGGTTAGGAGTCCACAGAAGATAATACCAGCTCACATTTTACTCCCTCTTGAAATATCTGGAGAAGATGAAAGACATTtaatgagaaagaggaagggccAAGAAGAAATTTTCAGTAAGGGAGAAATCTAAGCATGATTATGAACTCAGGAATATTACCCATTGGGGAGTGACAGATTGAAGATGAGAGAGGAAACCTGATGGAAAGAGAAATAGATCATTGGTGGTTGTGACAGTAACAGCAGCATGGGTGGCAGGAGTAAAAATGCAGAAAGATAAAAAAGGTGGAGAATGTTTAATAAATCAGATTTTAGAACTTGGATGTTTTCTGTTGCATCTCTAttactttaaatcaggggtccccaaactacggcccgcaggccacatgcggctccctgaggccatttattcggcccctaccgcactttcggaaggggcacctctttcactggtggtcagtgagaggagcatagttcccattgaaatactggtcagtttgttgatttaaatttacttgttctttattttaaatgttatatttgtgcccgttttgtttttttactttaaaataagatatgtgcagtgtgcatagggatttgttcatagttttttttatagtccggccctccaatggtctgagggacagtgaactggccccctgtgtaaaaagtttggggacccctgctttaaatagTGGATGGCTATCATGGTgcaaatgtatatatgttttatttctatagTGCCTTATGAGCCACCTAACTCCCTCCTTCCACTCCATACCCATTCACTTGCACTCATCTTGTTTATTTAGCTGGCAGGTTCTTCATACtgggggaaaagcagatgctTTTGCTTCTCTGTGCTGGTTGCCTTTCCTAGCCAGAAGATGCCATAGTAAGATGAAAAGGTAGAGGGGTGTGTACTGATTGATAACGATGGACTGATTTTATCTTGTAAATTTGCTCAATCCTGATCTCTAATCTGTCTGGCTATTTTGCAAACTTTTCAAAAGTTTATGATAATATACTTGTTTATACATAACTTTTGCATCCATTACTGATGAGTCAAGCTTCATTTTTGCCTCGTACAAGTCTGAATAGCAACTAGTCATAGGAAGGGTAGCTGCACGAAATATAGAAGTGGAAAGGATGCGAAGAAGTCTTGTAGCAGCTACAATGTAGCTGCATATTTTATAATGTGGGAGGCAACCAAGTTCTGTGTGCACTTGTACTACAATGCCCTCAACCGGAAACACTCCGCTGATTTTTAAACGACGCTCGAAGGACTGTTTGCTGGGCTTCAATGATTACATACGAccctaatttataatttattaataagtcTTCATTAATTTAGGCGGTTGTATTTGTTTCCTTCTACTACTCTTTCTTTTCAAAGGCAGGAGCTTGCATACTCCAAAACAAAAATCTGCtcaatttaaatatttcccaTCTGAGGTGGTTATTTCTATAACCTTGAAGAGAGTTAATTTAAGTATTATTAGTTCATGTTTCTTTATCCATTGTTAAAACTTTGTGTGGCCCCCAAATGCAGAAACAACTCCGTGTCTCGGTGACAGTTGCGCGCGGACTCACTTGTCCACGGTGCTTCCCACACCACCCCCATTTCCCTTCTCTCGCTATTGCTATTGCTCTTCCAAGTGAATTCACCTCCTGCCAAAAGCAGTTTTGTTTAATGAGCCCTCAACACAGAACTCCTCTAAATTTTAGAGTCTAAATAGTCGTTTTCGAAAGGCCCCTGCTGCTAAACCATCCTTCAAAGGAACAACGTTCTCATCTGATTTTCGCGCCTACTAGTCCTAGAACTTCAGGACCTTTCTCAACTATCGTTCCCCTCCATCTTCGAAGGGCGGGGGTCTGCCCGCGGCGCCCCATCCggcttcctcctcccccattttGCGATGCGGGCCAAGTACCTTCTGGAGTTGAACGCTGTTCTTGCACGACAGGATCCACAGCGCACTCAGAAGCCGAGTGCCGAACAGGTTTACGTGCTTTTGGGGCTGGGAGTGTAAATggatgggggcggggagggtggcGGCGGCGCAGCCCACCCAGGCTTCCGGAGGCCGGTACAGGATGTCAGTCCGTCGGAGCCCCAGACTCACCTGGCAGCGCCGCTGGCCGGAGAGCGGAGAGGAGCGCGAAGATCAGGGAATTCGCCAGTTTGGATCCTTGGCCTATTACACACTTTTCCCCCCATTAAATCCAGACCCCGTCACATGATAATCAAGAACTAGGTCTCAGTTCCGCCTCTCCAAACCACCGCGGCAGAAGATTTCTCCTGCTACCTCAGGGCCGCGCCCACATCCGGGGCAGGGTCTCACCGCCCCTGGGCCTACCCTATAGGGAGAGAGGACGTCAATCTACATTCAGAGCCCCTTTCCCTGCAGTAATTGGACCATTTGGCCACTAGTGCAAACCAACCGACCTTTCCTTAGTTCAGCTTTGCCAAAAGGGCAGTGATAAAAAAGCCACTTGCCCTGCCGTTTTACTATTACGGGCTAGAAGGAAAGTCAGTCAAAGTACACGCCGAAGTGCCCGCAGTCTCATTGGACAGGAAGATGCCAATCAAACTAGCTAGCGCTCGGATACGCCCCTGCAGGGCGCTCCGCCCGTCCTGCCGCCCTCCCCGCTAGCGCGCGGAGACTGCAGGCTCCGGCACGAAATCCTGCTGGAGAGGGGGTGGGGCGACGGTTGTGGAGGCAGCGCGCCCGCCGGCTACCTCGGTGTGACTTCCAGGTCtctcgcggcggcggcggtgctCTCCTCGGTGTCTCCCGCGCAGCCTAGCTGCCTCCTAGCGGCGCGGCGCACGCTCCTGAGGTGAGAAGCCGCATCACCGCGCTGGGCGGGGGGTGTGTAGTCGTCGGTTTCTGACAGAATCCCGAGGATGGAGCAGAAGCGGGAGAGCGGCAGGCGGGATGGAGGTCGGGGCTCCGGGGCTGACGCATCGCCCTCTGCCGCCGGCGACGTCCCGAGCAGCCGCCGGCCCCTGCGCCGGGTCAGCTGCGGTCCTTGGCCATCTTCTGGCGGGCGGGAGAGGCTCCTTCGCCGCCGACCCCTGACGGCGAGGGGCCGGAGCCAGCGCCGCCTCGCGCCCTCCGCCCCTCCCGCGGCTGCTCTCCGAGTCCTTCCACTCGCGCCGGCTGGGTGCGCTGCGTCCTGGGGGGCGTGCGGGGCGTCGGGGGGCCGAGCGGGCGGCGGGGAGAGGTGCCGGGGGCGCGGGCGCGGGGAGGGTCGCTGCCCGCACGCCCCGGGCGGGCACCGGGTGCCGTTCCGGCGCCGGCACTGCCTGCGCGGACGGGGACCAGCCCGCGGGCCGCCGGCGTGCCTCCCCGCCTGGCTTCTGTCTGCCCGCCGGGACGGTCAGCGTGCTGGTGCTGTGCCTGCTCGTCGGGGCTTTTCCAACTCACACCTCTTGTGTAACTTCAGGGATCGTGTTGTCACTGAGCTGTCACCCTTCTTATTTTTAGCCTTGCAAGAAAAAGTAGGAACTGCTTTATATCAACAGTAGGGAAGTACAGAATCTggaacaatttattaatttaagtaTCTACATaccaagtaatttttaaattctttgtgaATGTATGAAAAATTTTGTAGATTTTACGTGTTCCTTTTGTTAATGGTATATCCTGCTTACGTTGAGAAGTTTTGTTACTAGTGGTACTTTGATTTTATAGGTTTTGGTTAGCTTTACTCCACTagatgttttaagatttttttctgttttcgttcccccctccccccctccaccaATTTAGGTTACAGCCTTAGGATTTGCTCTTGTTTTTAGGgattatgtatattttagaaatttgttttctctcaAACTGGACCTTTCATAACCATTTTAAAGTTGGAAAGGAGAATTCTGAGAATTTGGAAACTACTTTAGCCTAGGAAGCTTTAAAAATAGCATAACAATTTGAAATGCTAACTTTCTGGAGTAAGCTGTTGTAAACTGTAGTGGCTCAGCCTCCAGATTCTGGAGAAAAGGAATATGAGGTCTGCGGAGAATGAGCCATGTCTGAGACCAGACACAGGTCGGTTCCAGGGAAAATTTCTTGCTGGGGAAATAGCCTGCCTTCCACACAGGTTAAGTTGTCAGCATGCATCAATTGATATTAAGTTAGGTGTTAATAAGATGGGAAGTCTCTGTGTTCTGATTTTTACCACTTTTTAGCAGAGCATGAAAATGTGGTAAGCAAATTAAGTGTAGTGTATAGTGGAGGCACTCCTGCAGAGTCAAGCCTCCaagagtaaattttttttcctgcccaTACTGGCGCTGGACAGAGAGCCCTAAAAATCCAGTAGATGGCCTAAGCAATTTTTAaactaaacttttaattttaaactttttggcTAGCCCGTTTTATGTAAAATTGAAAAGTTGTAACAAATAATGTCTTCACTAGACTGAAAATTCAGGATGGCATGTCAAAAAAACGAGGATCAAAAAATAGTTGGGTTGCTTATatgtatattatctcatttaattcttgtaTGATCTTATGTTATTGGTACTGTGATTACTGTCCTCCTTATTTAATAGATGAGTTAACTAAAACTTAGCTGTTTAAGATCTCTTAGCTAATAAGTTGGTTAAGGTGTGAGTCATGTCCGAGCAATCTGATTACCAAGTCTACATGGTTATGGAGGTTATGCTTTACCACCAACTTCTTAGAGACTTGGTAGAAGGAAACTATTTAGTGGAAAGTAATGCTGCAAAACCATAAACTGTATTGTTACAGATTCAGTAATATTTGAAGATCATTCTATAATAGGCACTGTTGAGTATTGGGTGAAGGGTATAGGATGGAATCACcttccttgtctttcttttttttttagagagagacagacaagaagggaaagagatgagaagcatctactcatagttgtggcactttacaaccttgggctttaagccagcgaccatggggtcatgtctatgatcccatgctcaagcctgcgatcctgcgctcaagctggtgagcctgtgctcaagccagatgagcctgcactcaagtttgcaacctcagggtttctaacctggggcCTTAGcatcgacctcagggtttctaacctggatcctcagcatcccaggt is drawn from Saccopteryx leptura isolate mSacLep1 chromosome 12, mSacLep1_pri_phased_curated, whole genome shotgun sequence and contains these coding sequences:
- the TMEM60 gene encoding transmembrane protein 60, giving the protein MRMSLAQRVLLTWLFTLLFLIMLVLKLDEKAPWNWFLIFIPVWIFDTILLVMLIVKMAGRCKSGFDPRHGSHNIKKKTWYLIAMLLKLAFCLALCAKLEQFTTMNLSYVFIPLWTLLAGALIELGYNVFFVRD